cCTATAgaaatactatacaaaaatgacATTTCGCCATCTAAGTATGGCGAAATGGCGAAGTACTTCCTGGAGAGTATAGTCAAAAAACTGACAAACtacacacagatcaggcataacaccatgacattataacattatgaggggtgaagtgaataacactgattatctcttcatcatggcacctgttagtgagtggatttatttattacgcagcattttgtcctcaaagttaatgttagaagcaggaaaaattgtaaggatttgagtgagggCCATGCTGTGAcagctagacgactgggtttttgagcatcttcaaaactgcagctcttgtgggctgttcccggtctgcagtggtcagaatctatcaaaagtggtccaaactgctgaagaagataatggttttaatgcttaatggtcagaactgttttggcagcaaaagttgaccaacacaatattaggcatttgatcataatgttatgcctgatcagtgtacagtagtgttttACATGTCATATCAAATGTCCAACTGTTCACTGTATGCCATTTCTTCTGATTATATAAGGGCAAAGTCCAAATAACATGCTCAGTGACCAAACAGAGATTTCAGAGCTAAACAGATACAGGGACAAGGAACTCCAGGAGGATCCTGATTCTGTAGATTTAGACCCCACTGAGGACACAGGGTTAACTATCAGGATCCAGGCCCCTGGGACCGAGGCCACCGATTTCCAggtattttgcttttattagttaaaaaaatgaatgtttacatgtggtatatggacaaaagattagGGACACATacgatttgtatgtgctttctgaacatcccatttagTATTTTACATTAAGTCCAAATTTGCTGTTCAAATAACCTTCACTCCTCTGGAAAGATGTCCCACTAGGGAAGGGATAACTTAGTGAATAAGATGTGGggcttctgatcggaaggtcatgggttcatatcctaccaccaccaagctgtcactgctgggcccatgAGAAAGGTTCTTAACCATCAATTGCTCAACTGTATTACTGAGATAAcatcgctctggaaaagggcatctgccaaatgccataaatgtaaatagagatttgtgctcattcagtcacaagggtgttagtaaagtcgggtactgatgttcTTGAGGTATGGAggacattcatcccaaaggtgttcaatagagttaaggtcaaaggtcaacccatataaagtatatcttcatggagcttgctttgtgcattgGCAAgatagaacaggtttgggcctcccaGATCAGGTGAAGGGGAAAATGCTACTGCATCAATCTAGATGtcccatacaattgtgtgcctccaacattgtagtaacagtttggtaaagaaccacacatggctggaaaagtcaggtatgtACCATGGTTCTATGACTGCACCCTATGAAAAAACGAGTTGGTGGTCCTCCACCTAGTTATAGATTTCTCTTTTACCCTgggtaaatatatacatttctattcTGCTTTCTTTTGTGGGCTATTATAGATTTATGGAAGCAGTAAGAAGTCATTATAGCATGTCCTGATAGCACACCTTGCCCTAAAATTACAGATAGCACCGATAGACCGGATATATAACATGAAGGTGTTGATATTCTTATGATACTGATATTGAGGGTGAAAGTCATTTTTGcactgatcttcttcttcttttggcttctcccattaggggtcgccacggcagatcatccgtctccgtaccccacctgtcctctacatctgcctctttcaaaccaactacctgcatgtcttccctcaccacatctataaacctcctccttggtcttcctcttttcctttctcctggtggctccatcctcagcattctcctaccgatataccccatgtcccacctctgcacatgtccaaaccatctcaatcttgcctccctcacctgtccatcctcgtcacggCCAACGAAATACGATGCTTTATTGAGGACAGAAATAACTTAACATTGCATTGGGTTTCATACCTTTGTGGAATGTATTCACAAGCCAGTGGCTGATAATGAAATAGTTAGCATTATTCTGCTAAATGGaagtaggttccctggtggtctagtggttaggatgcggcactctcaccgctgcggcccggtttcgatccccggtcagggaaccaaccccagccactcttagtgctggtcccaagcccggataaatggggagggttgcgttagaaagggcatccagcgtaaaaacgtgccaaatcaaacatgcggagggtccgctgtggcaacctctaacgggagaagccgaaagaattcTGCTAAATGGAAGTACATTTCATAGTCACTGGCCTGTTTTGCTCTTTGCGCTGGGTAAAACATTCCTGCCCCATGAATTGAGTAGCTGttaggggaagtggtagctcaattgttaagatgtttgacttctgatcaaaaggcaATAGGTTTAAATTGCAGAACAACCAAGCTGGGTTGCTGGAACCTTAAACAAAAACTTTACATGTGGACTGTATGAGActagttgctctgaataagggtgtaaaatgatttaaaatgtacatggtCTAGCTTAGCTTTTTAATAAAGCATCCTcgtttacagcatttggtagacagccttatccagagcgatttacgttatcttattcatacaaccgAACAGCTATGggattaagggctttgctcaggggcccagaattGGCAGCTTGGTTGTGGCTATGTTATGAACACAATCTTCGGATCCAAaagccaatgccttaaccactaagctctCACATCTCAGCTCGACAATGTATACAGTCCTGCTGATGTGCTCCTGCTTTACAACCCCTTCTTCCAGAATCCTCCAAAGAAAAATGGTTTGAAATGAAAATCTATGCCTGTATCTTTTTGTAACTATTTACTAACACATCTCTGGTTACTCTCACAATGAAAGGTTTTTGATACTTCCTGCTGACctttttataaatgcattttttttttgccttgtgtGACATTCAGGCATCTCCATTAGCAATGGTGCAGGAAATCAAGCAAGTGTTGATGGACCGTGAGGAGACCTGTTATCGTACCTGTTTCTCCTTGCAGTTAGATGGGAATACACTGGACAACTTCTCTAATCTGAAGGCCATTAGTGGCCTGCAAGAGGGCTCGCTTTTGAAGATAGTGGAAGGTAAGTGTTTAACTGAAAGTTTATAGACATACTAGTGGAGACTTTATCAAATTTAGATACTATATTTAAGCTGAATGCACATTTCATGCATCTGCAAATTTAGGTAACATTAATGATGCCCACTGTCCTATTCATTAATCCATTGAAGTCAGGTAATGCTTATTTATCCTCCTGGATGGTCTGTATGACTTTTATGAAACTTGTAGAGCCATACACAGTTCGAGAAGTTCGTTTACACCTTCGTCACATCAGAGACCTGCTGAAAAGCTTGGACCTCACAGACGCCTATAATGGCATCGAGGGAAGCTCTTTGTCCTTCCTTAGGTTCTTCACTGAAGATCGTATTGAAGGTGAGATGCAACAGATAATAACCATTAATACCAATTCTCTAGATGAATTTTGTAAAGCCATTCTTAGTGAAAGATACAGGGAGAACAAATGCAAAAGAGCTAAATTATACTATCCAGCTCTTCTTTGAAAAATTTATACATTCTTTTCAGAAAACAGCAAATTCAAGAAAAAGCTGAAGATGTGATGCAATTCAATTGTAGCCCTCCTGAGTACATTCTTCCAGGGACTAAGGAATGTTTACTGGGACCCCTGCAGCCTCAAAGTGAGAACTTAAAGGTAAACTAAACTTACAGGTATACTACTTATGTGGGTCAGCATGGTGGCACAGTATGGCACAATAATGTAGCTGCCTTATAGCTCCAGAATCCCCGGGTTTGATCCTGGCTTGGGTGACTgtatgtgtggttcttctctgaGAACCAGGAATAGTCTTTCAGTAAGTGTATAGTTTATGTACATCCAGAGCTTGCACCAATCCAGTCGTGTTCCACGGGGTTAGTGTAGGAGGATAGAATATATAGTTTGTACagtataaaaaacattacacCTATGAAATGTCCCCATAAAACACGAAAACCCAACCAACCAACTTGATGATAAAATCCTTAGTATGATTTGCAcctaattcattttttttattgtgttcgATATAGATTGATAAATCtctgaaatattaaagaaaCTAACTTGGCATTAACTGTACTTTTGCTAACAGTCCATCGAATGCCTGAAGGTGCTGATGACCAGCAACTGGAACCCTCCTCCAGGAAACAGAAAAATACATGGTGATCTCATGTACCTCAATGTCCTTACCATGGAGGACAGACAATTCAGCATTACAGCATCAACACGAGGTTTTTACTTGAATCAGTGAGTAGATCAATGACATTTGGATGCTCTTCAGTTGCTGAAGCCAAGAAATACAAATAACTGTTCATGtcatgttcttttttatttttatttttttgttatattatgtcTTTTTTAGATCTACCACTTACAATTTTAACCCGAAGCCAGAAAATCCCAGTATGCTTAGTCATTCCTTAGTGGAGCTTCTGAATCAGATCAGTCCAGTATTTAAAAAGAACTTCAGTCTTTTACTCAAGAGAAGGTAAATCTCTTAACACATAGATATTAAAGTAGATTCACATGTTGAGACTATGAAAAGTAGCTCTGTATTCTAAGTAATTctcttatttaatttaaagcatGTTTTCTACGTTGCTTTCCAGAATATCGACACACCCCTTTGAGAGAATAGGTACACCATTACAGGTGTTTAGCTGGACTGCTCCAACTCTCGACCATTCCATGGACTGTGTTCGAGCTGAAGAGGCCAGCTCTTCCCAACTGTACTATGAAGGACATGTGCCTGGACAGGTTccgttttgtcttttttcccaaATACTCACTTGtattaaatgagataaatgtaagtcaacctggataaatgtaaaaaaaaaagtaaaatgtctcaaaataaataaaaggccaggtgtttccaaacttttgacaagcaCTGTATCGACTGGAGGCTTTTTCCATTAGGTTCCAAAACATGAGGGAACAAAAAAAGATATCATTAAAACTTACAGTCTacaattatgtaaaaaatgttgttgCTAAACTTTAGGTTTGTGACTGGAATGAAGAGCTTCAGAGCACTAGAGAGCTACCGAGTCAGAGCCTCAGAGATCGCCTGCTGAGAGACAGAGCAATCTTCAAGGTAAGGCCAACGTTTTTCAGGGGTCCCTCCTAACTCTTTTCAGCTCAGTATGACATCACTGATTAGTACTAAAATATTACTAAAGCAAAGACAAAAATCGATTTGTCCTCCGCAGGTTAACAGTGATTTTGTGAGCACTGCTACACGAGGTGCAATGGCAGTAGTCGATGGCAATGTGATGCCCATCAACCCCAGTGAGGAACCACACAATCACATGTATGTGTGGAACAATATCTTCTTTAGCTTAGGCGTAGACGGACATGAACAGTATAAAGAGGTAGGTGGCGAGGCTGCAGCCTATGTCGCCTCAGCCATTGACCTGAATGGTGTGAGAGCATACAGTGCACTGGATACAGATGGCCTATACGTGCTTGGTACAGTACTGGTGGATTATCGAGGTTACCGTATCACTGCACAGTCGATTGTCCCTGGAATTCTTGAATGTGACCAGGAACAGAGTGTGATCTACGGTTCCACTGACTTCGGAAAGACTGTTGTCTCTAACGAACAGTAAGTTGGTTTTAAACTCATTTGTCTTTAGCATTGTTGACAGAAATGTTTTAGAATTGAAAGTAAGAGATTATGTTGGCTCTGGATTCCTCAAGGTTCCTAAAGTTACTGGAAAAACCCAGCAAGCATCTGAGAGTGCAGCGGCACTTTGTGCTTAACAAAGACGACTCCGCTGTAGAGTTGTGTTCCTCAGTGGAATGCAAGGGCATCGTGGGTAACGATGGCCGTCATTACATTCTCGACCTGCTGTTCACATTTCCCCCTGACCTCAATTTCTTGCCTGTGGAAGGGGAGGAACTAAACACCGAGTGCCAACAACTAGGTTTCCCAATGCAACACCGACATCGCCTGGTCTGTCTGAGACAAGAGCTAATTGAGGCATTTGTGAAGTATAGGtcaatatatttttcttatataCCGCATATCATTATAGCCACTGatcaagcataacattatgactacctgcctaatattgtgttggtcccccttttgctgccaagaCAATCCTGACCCTTCAAGCATTAACTTCATCAGCAgcttgagctacaggagctcatctgctggatcagaccacatgggccagccttcGATCCCCACGTGCGTCAATGAGCCTTGACcgctcatgaccctgtcgccggttcaccactgttccttccttggagcacttttgatagatactgaccactgcagaccaggaacatcccagctgtagttttagagatgctctgacccagacgtctagacgtcacaatttggtccttttTAACCTCGCTCAAAttcttatgcttgcccatttttcctgcttcactTGCTGCCAAATACTTACTAACAGGTGCCgtgatgaaaagataatcactgttatttacttcaccgctcataatgttataatgtcataatgttatgcctgatcagtgtatatttctgtataaatatttgtgtgtacTGGCAATTTAAGAATTTTGATTTACTCAATTTTGTTTCTTTAGGCATCAATTATACATGAGTACCGAATCTCAAAGCCTTGATCAAGAAAGCAACAGAATAAGAGATGTTGAATTACCAGACAGTCCAGAGGAAGATGCTTTGGATCCAACACCGGATGTTTCCAGCAAGCATGTAGATATTGACAAGAACAATTCTCTCCATCGGTCTATGCATTCGTCCTCTTCTGATATTCGTTTCAACCCTGACATTTTCTCACCAGGTGTGTGGGTTAGTGAGTAGCTATTAGTAAACAAAATGTGTGGTAAATCTGAACGATATTGTTTAATAACTCATGCAGGGAATGAATAAGTAGTACTCCATTAACTCCTGAGTGTTTACTTTTATCTAGTAATAAATACTAAGTACATAAAAAATTACGTAATGGTTTGTTAagtcattaaaatatataagaaaaaagtattgggacacctgattttccagccatatgtgattcttttttccaaaatgaaaGCACAAAGTTGAATGCACAAAATtatacaggacgtctttggatgcggtagcattacattttcctaaGAGACCTGAACCTGTTTCAACGTGACAtcctgctcaacagttctgggtgtgctttgttgtgtttttcatttcattaaaagGGATAGACAATGTTGGCTGATCAGGGTTTGGGCTCACATGAAATTTACATTTCCcacatttagcagacgctcttatGCAGAGCAACAataatctcattcatacaaatgagcagttgagggttaaaatTCAAAATCATGATCAGAAGTCCAGTGTCTTCACTAAAGTTTTTACCCCTTCCATGGTCCTGTTCACAAAAtcagatatgctttatatagtttggagtggaagatcttgggtggcctgctctagagcgctgacctcaaccctattgaacacctttggaacaaagtggaaagctgactgcattTTACATTAGCACCTGACTTTGCTAACGCCTTTGTGGCCgtaggagcacaaatctccacaaacgcGCACCAAAATCCAACAGACCTTTACAATATAGTACTACTACATAATAGTTCTTCATTAACACTTCAGCCATAACACTTCAGTCATGATCTCTGCTCGTCCCTATGCATGAGTTATTGAATATTACTGAAATTCAAACATATTCCAATTTTATTCTAATCATAGTTCATATATTCATATCGTAGGTGTTCGATTCCCGAAAGAATGTTTGCAAGATATCCAGGAACAGAAACAACTTTTAAAGGATACGGCAGCTTTCCTTGTGTCAACCCAAATCCCAAACTTAGTGAGTATGAGTCCTTATTGCTCTGTGATCTATGCATCTTTCTCGATATCATAAATATTCCCAGAAACTAATAATGACCATGTTGTGAACATGTAGATTAAGAGCTGTGTCGATCATACCACAATGCCGATGGATGGtttgaccttaactgaggctcTCCATCAAAATGGTATCAACATCCGGTACCTGGGAATAGTACTGGAGTTTATTGAGAAAAGTCCTCAGAAGACAAAACTGGACCATGTTTATGTGAGCCATTTTATACCATGGATTCTGTTAGATTTATCATTGAGCACTTTGCACACAAAATGACACTCATCTGTCTCGCTTTTTCCTTGTAGAGAATTGCACTATGTGAGTTGATCACTAGATGTGCAAAACATACGTTCAGGACCTATTTGTTAGtaagttttttatttgaaatcccAAATGTTCAGTAGAATACCGTTTTCTCTAATCTTATGCTACAATTCATTGTTAGAGCCTCCAAACCTTGTCGACCCTTGAACTTACCACTTTTGCATATTTTGCCCTCAGGCTGTAGAGTCATCTTCCCTGTCTGTCTCAGTCAGCCATTTCCTCAACTGCTTCCTCAGCTCCTCGCCGGAGGTTCTGGGGACCCAGCAGATGGACAGATTGTCATCCAAGCGCAGGAGTCGGCGGAGGCGGAGTCGTGGCTCTTCAAGTGGCAAAGTGCCAAGTGTAGGAGGCGCATTAACCAGCCTGACCTCCAGTGAACTCTGGAGGACTATCCAGGCTGAGGCTCAGGAGTATTATCACTACAGCCTGCCGTGGTGAGAGCTcaatatttacataataattaCATACAATTACAGGTTTAAGCCATATGCATGGTGAATCCAGTGCAAGtcaaacatttgtaaacattccTTGACTTAATCAATCATAGCTACTATTTTTTCTCTTAAACTTAcagttaccgtatttttcggactataagccgctacttttttcccatgttttgaaccccgcggcttaaacaacgaagcggcttatttatgaatttttttctgggtttttcccggtttcacaaacttcaagccaaaaaactaagcgacataacattagaccaattaaactTCCAAACGGAAACgtaaaaacgcacctcacctgtgttctgagctgcacggcatcgggagaaaacatttccatcgggtgatttttaaacgcacaacgatgcccaaagataaactcccgagagaaatagttgtgaaaggaaggagcaagacagtgaacaatgacttacttggtaggctaatgtttagatacaagcctttgtagcgtgttgagtctgggtgaagggagagctcgctaactccagttgcaacagaaatcatataagcacagacaggtttccaaaactcgtgcatttttatttttcttggcaacagccttacgggttagtcaaagaaacttagaaatgagcatcagaaaataataaggacatattcctcgacttgcacacatgcagtaatattgtaaaaaaaatgcattggcaggctattcccaaaataccgctatgctcttcaaggaagcgcaacatattttacccgttacaccgtgtgtaacgtgtctttcattaaagcctgtgtaaagtatattagtgtagacaccagcagcttatagacaggtgcggcttatttatgttaaaaataaaaatatttgtaaggttgtaggtgcggcttatatatgggtgcgctttatagtctttAGTCTTTATTTCCCTGTAAGTACATTTCTGTGCTCTTTGACACAACATGGGAAGCGTTTTAAAAAGATCTGGTTGGCTTGTTCCAAGTGTTTCGGATGAAATGTGTTAGCTTTCAATTGTCTCTGATTTGCGGGTATTGTCATAGGTGAAAAAAACGCTCTCACcgatgcggcccgggttcgatccccggtcagagaaccaaccccagccattagggttgcacaagccttagtgccggtccaaagcccggataaatggggagggttgcgttaggaagggcatccagcgtaaaaacatgtgccaaatcaaacatgcggatggtctgctgtggcgacccctaatgggagaaaccgaaagaaagtttttagtaGGTGAGAAATTAGCCTGGTAACCAAGAGGATAATgggaaaaatataaacaaaacttcTGCAAATGTTGCAACTATACAGACGGTCTGAAACCGATAGCAGTGTAGTGAATGATATGGTAGATATTAATAACAAGATTTAAGTTGTCTTTGAAGTATTGTAGGTAATTTCACCAAATTCAGTGAGGTTTATCGGAATGTCAAAGCAACTATAAATGCTTTGTTTTGGATGAATAAATCAGATATTCTGTAAATGCAGATGTATTTTTATAcactagggctgtcaatcgattaaaatatttaatcacgattaatagcatgatttaatttaatgagttaactcacgattaatcacaCCCTTTTACTGTTCTTCTTCTACTCCTTctacttctttcggctgctcccgatTAATACATTgattctttatgcaaatgtatgtttataataagtgacaccaaactcaacatagagcatgaagacaaaatattcttgtaaatgttttaaagtaataatggtgtGTTGAATTACGTACAgaaaat
This Silurus meridionalis isolate SWU-2019-XX chromosome 15, ASM1480568v1, whole genome shotgun sequence DNA region includes the following protein-coding sequences:
- the LOC124398479 gene encoding clustered mitochondria protein homolog; this encodes MGNLLQCCLRHLFRCKDVPERIEEQSPLLSRENSDVESLSPSTSDMLASPVLDQDHLLYPDIVLSSSHRANLDMADVSQQVELVLPERGQNKKQTSVKEDFQEDEMPSTRISQREFHYLDRNQLCTTENEWPLLSALRSWPSEQSNASNLVSHTFIYTHGQETRYWQDSSCQGVQFLAQRNQASHQQVFSESTSPGTFRTPSSDSQAKGSSETETDIIGVNESGIQDEDKEGTLGKETEQMELNMVHRDQNGAQLGQEVAQRANYVLSNVAECEQSAVCSDANAAQRGVAKMNLNESNQTKHSPVQSGQTEAQHRPSTAQTEEKRQDTVILISQNEENKELAVRLQTDQDIERNQEEMAQNPELMLELDSIQTEGDATEITKTSTQHIPGNEAKFASNIQGVVKFRTLNEEQNGERSEDKDQDKIGPNLYQRPVKNEQFTLFVVDKLFLATPNIAGQSPNNMLSDQTEISELNRYRDKELQEDPDSVDLDPTEDTGLTIRIQAPGTEATDFQASPLAMVQEIKQVLMDREETCYRTCFSLQLDGNTLDNFSNLKAISGLQEGSLLKIVEEPYTVREVRLHLRHIRDLLKSLDLTDAYNGIEGSSLSFLRFFTEDRIEGEMQQKEKAEDVMQFNCSPPEYILPGTKECLLGPLQPQSENLKSIECLKVLMTSNWNPPPGNRKIHGDLMYLNVLTMEDRQFSITASTRGFYLNQSTTYNFNPKPENPSMLSHSLVELLNQISPVFKKNFSLLLKRRISTHPFERIGTPLQVFSWTAPTLDHSMDCVRAEEASSSQLYYEGHVPGQVCDWNEELQSTRELPSQSLRDRLLRDRAIFKVNSDFVSTATRGAMAVVDGNVMPINPSEEPHNHMYVWNNIFFSLGVDGHEQYKEVGGEAAAYVASAIDLNGVRAYSALDTDGLYVLGTVLVDYRGYRITAQSIVPGILECDQEQSVIYGSTDFGKTVVSNEQFLKLLEKPSKHLRVQRHFVLNKDDSAVELCSSVECKGIVGNDGRHYILDLLFTFPPDLNFLPVEGEELNTECQQLGFPMQHRHRLVCLRQELIEAFVKYRHQLYMSTESQSLDQESNRIRDVELPDSPEEDALDPTPDVSSKHVDIDKNNSLHRSMHSSSSDIRFNPDIFSPGVRFPKECLQDIQEQKQLLKDTAAFLVSTQIPNLIKSCVDHTTMPMDGLTLTEALHQNGINIRYLGIVLEFIEKSPQKTKLDHVYRIALCELITRCAKHTFRTYLLAVESSSLSVSVSHFLNCFLSSSPEVLGTQQMDRLSSKRRSRRRRSRGSSSGKVPSVGGALTSLTSSELWRTIQAEAQEYYHYSLPCDSIEQAVDKCGLQRITLLREICIKTGIQIHIREYQFDGKQRPAFSEEDILNIFPVIKHVIPKANDGIYFLHCGQASIQQGNLKEGCELISQALSLFTNVYGALHQDVCICLRLLGRIYYILGDYAEALSHQQKAVLISERVLGIDHPNTIQEYKHLGLYCFAGGQTSTGLRLLYRARYLMLLVCGEDHPEMALLDSKIGLVLHGMMQCDLALKFLENALALTSKYQGPTSLKVAQGRHLLAKVHESKGDFRSALRHEKERYVIYRSQVGEAHEKTQESSEYLKHLTNQAVLLQRTMNMIYANRSGSSITPLTLAAPSRLWIVEQLNLVNGIVLIPLSNTDLESLRDHPQKTSA